Proteins co-encoded in one Bradyrhizobium sp. 170 genomic window:
- a CDS encoding ABC transporter ATP-binding protein, whose product MDNSETAPAQSPAAGPESSAAIDVAHLIKLYKTTRAVDDVSFRIARGSITGLLGGNGAGKTTTIAMIMGLVLPTSGRVQVLGHAMPEQSAEVLGRMNFESPYVDMPMRLTVRQNLTIFGRLYAVKNLAERIEQLASDLDLKDFLDRANGKLSAGQKTRVALAKALINQPELLLLDEPTASLDPDTADWVRQHLQDFRKTHDATILLASHNMLEVERLCDRVIIMKRGRIEDDDSPDQIMARYNRNTLEEVFLDVARGRVAEGTP is encoded by the coding sequence ATGGACAATAGTGAGACAGCGCCAGCGCAATCGCCCGCGGCCGGGCCGGAAAGCTCCGCCGCGATCGACGTCGCGCATCTCATAAAACTCTACAAGACCACCCGTGCGGTGGATGACGTGTCGTTCCGGATCGCGCGGGGCAGCATCACCGGCCTGCTCGGCGGCAACGGCGCCGGCAAGACCACGACGATCGCGATGATCATGGGGCTGGTGCTGCCGACCTCGGGGCGGGTCCAGGTGCTCGGTCATGCGATGCCGGAGCAAAGCGCCGAGGTGCTCGGCCGGATGAATTTCGAGAGCCCCTATGTCGACATGCCGATGCGGCTCACGGTGCGGCAGAACCTCACCATCTTCGGCCGGCTCTATGCGGTGAAGAATCTCGCCGAGCGCATCGAACAGCTCGCCTCCGACCTCGATCTCAAGGATTTCCTCGATCGCGCCAACGGTAAACTCTCGGCCGGGCAGAAGACCCGCGTCGCGCTGGCGAAGGCGCTGATCAACCAGCCGGAGCTGCTGTTGCTCGACGAGCCGACGGCCTCGCTCGACCCGGATACCGCCGACTGGGTGCGGCAGCATTTGCAGGATTTCCGCAAGACCCATGACGCCACCATCCTGCTGGCGTCGCACAACATGCTGGAAGTGGAGCGGCTGTGCGACCGCGTCATCATCATGAAGCGCGGCCGCATCGAGGATGACGACAGTCCCGACCAGATCATGGCGCGCTACAACCGCAACACGCTGGAAGAAGTGTTCCTCGATGTCGCGCGCGGGCGGGTGGCGGAGGGGACGCCATGA
- a CDS encoding ActS/PrrB/RegB family redox-sensitive histidine kinase, whose product MSDVAASDFRLPHRYVRLDTILRLRWLAALGQLTAIFIVAHGLEFAFPVIACVAIVGVSALLNLALQVAFNPMQRLEPGYAAALLALNIVELAALLFLTGGLQNPFSFLFLGPVLISATVLPIRMTVGLGLLAVACASALVFFHLPLPWDSEDPLVLPPIYLFGVWLSIVLAIGVTSLYAFQATEEARKLSDALAATELVLTREQHLTQLDGLAAAAAHELGTPLSTIFLISRELEKTVDGNDSLASDLKTLREQAQRCRDILAKITQLSSSGAPFDLMPLSTLIEEAVAPHRDFDVAIKVRLAVAATREPVVARNPAILYGVGNILENAVDFARTTVEVNAWWNADTVEIVISDDGPGIAPDMLKRIGEPYLSRRRSADEAHGERAGLGLGVFIARTLLERTGAKVSFSNRTFPDHGAVVQIAWPRARFEAEESPVGPAD is encoded by the coding sequence ATGTCCGACGTCGCCGCCTCCGATTTCCGCCTTCCGCACCGCTATGTCCGTCTCGATACGATCCTGCGGCTGCGCTGGCTGGCAGCACTCGGCCAGCTCACCGCGATCTTCATCGTGGCGCATGGGCTGGAATTCGCCTTTCCCGTCATTGCCTGCGTCGCCATCGTCGGCGTCTCGGCGCTGCTCAATCTCGCGCTGCAGGTTGCCTTCAATCCGATGCAGCGGCTGGAACCTGGCTATGCGGCGGCGCTGCTCGCACTCAACATCGTCGAATTGGCCGCGTTGCTGTTCCTGACCGGAGGGTTGCAGAATCCGTTTTCGTTTCTGTTCCTCGGCCCGGTCCTGATCTCGGCGACGGTGCTGCCGATCCGGATGACGGTCGGGCTCGGCCTGCTCGCGGTCGCCTGCGCTTCGGCGCTGGTGTTCTTCCACCTGCCACTCCCGTGGGACAGCGAAGATCCGCTGGTGCTGCCGCCGATCTATCTGTTCGGGGTCTGGCTCTCGATCGTGCTCGCGATCGGCGTCACCAGCCTCTATGCGTTCCAGGCGACCGAGGAGGCGCGGAAGCTTTCCGATGCGCTGGCCGCGACCGAGCTGGTGCTGACGCGCGAGCAGCATCTGACCCAGCTCGACGGCCTTGCGGCTGCCGCCGCGCACGAACTCGGCACGCCGCTCTCGACCATCTTCCTGATTTCGCGGGAGCTGGAAAAGACGGTCGACGGCAACGACTCGTTGGCGTCGGATCTCAAAACCCTGCGCGAGCAGGCACAGCGCTGCCGGGACATCCTGGCCAAGATCACCCAGCTTTCCTCCTCCGGCGCGCCGTTCGACCTCATGCCGCTGTCGACGCTGATCGAGGAAGCGGTGGCGCCGCATCGCGATTTCGACGTGGCGATCAAGGTGCGGCTAGCTGTCGCAGCCACGCGCGAGCCGGTCGTCGCCCGGAACCCGGCCATCCTCTACGGCGTCGGCAACATCCTTGAAAATGCCGTCGATTTCGCCCGGACGACCGTGGAGGTGAACGCCTGGTGGAACGCCGATACGGTCGAAATCGTCATTTCCGACGACGGCCCCGGCATCGCGCCCGATATGCTGAAACGGATCGGGGAACCCTATTTATCAAGGCGCCGCAGCGCCGATGAGGCCCACGGCGAACGCGCCGGCCTCGGCCTTGGCGTGTTCATCGCCCGCACACTGCTGGAACGGACCGGCGCCAAGGTTTCGTTCTCCAACCGGACCTTTCCCGATCACGGCGCCGTGGTGCAGATCGCCTGGCCGCGCGCCCGTTTCGAGGCCGAGGAAAGTCCTGTAGGCCCAGCGGATTAG
- a CDS encoding ActR/PrrA/RegA family redox response regulator transcription factor, which yields MNAIAELNDLADRSLLIVEDDKPFLERLSRAMETRGFAVTSCDTVSDGLAQINKAAPAFAVVDLRLGDGNGLDVVSALKRKRPDARTIVLTGYGNIATAVTAVKMGAVDYLSKPADADDVVAALLASGTEKSELPSNPMSADRVRWEHIQRIYEMCNRNVSETARRLNMHRRTLQRILAKRAPR from the coding sequence TTGAACGCCATCGCCGAACTGAACGATCTCGCCGACCGCTCGCTGCTGATCGTCGAGGACGACAAGCCGTTTCTCGAGCGCCTGTCGCGCGCGATGGAAACCCGCGGCTTCGCGGTGACATCCTGCGACACCGTGTCCGACGGGCTGGCGCAGATCAACAAGGCCGCGCCGGCCTTCGCGGTGGTGGACCTGCGGCTCGGCGACGGCAACGGGCTCGATGTGGTGTCGGCGCTGAAGCGCAAGCGCCCCGACGCGCGCACCATCGTGCTGACCGGCTACGGCAACATCGCAACCGCCGTCACGGCGGTGAAGATGGGCGCGGTGGATTATCTCTCGAAGCCCGCCGACGCCGACGACGTCGTCGCAGCGTTGCTCGCCAGCGGCACCGAGAAATCCGAGCTGCCGTCAAATCCGATGTCGGCGGATCGCGTGCGCTGGGAACACATCCAGCGCATCTACGAGATGTGCAATCGCAACGTCTCGGAGACGGCGCGGCGGCTCAACATGCACCGCCGTACCTTGCAGCGGATTCTCGCCAAGCGCGCGCCGCGATAG
- a CDS encoding MmcB family DNA repair protein, producing the protein MESSARQISLVPPLDRRQSETALAIARGTARLLRSLGFSCISELPLPSGRRADLVALNDKGEIWIVEIKSSVEDLRADQKWQDYRMHCDRLFFAFTQDLPCEIFPQDTGLIIADAYGAHLHCEAPEHRLPAATRKSMTVRFAMAAAQRINRLVDPQGHAEF; encoded by the coding sequence ATGGAATCATCAGCGCGCCAGATCAGCCTCGTGCCGCCGCTAGACCGCCGCCAGTCGGAGACGGCGCTCGCAATCGCACGCGGCACCGCGCGGCTGTTGCGATCGCTGGGGTTCTCCTGCATCAGCGAATTGCCGCTGCCGTCCGGGCGTCGCGCCGATCTGGTGGCGCTGAACGACAAGGGCGAAATCTGGATCGTCGAGATCAAGTCATCGGTGGAAGACCTGCGCGCCGATCAGAAATGGCAGGACTACCGGATGCATTGCGACCGACTGTTCTTCGCCTTCACGCAGGACCTGCCTTGCGAGATCTTTCCGCAAGATACCGGCCTGATCATCGCCGATGCCTACGGCGCGCACCTGCATTGCGAGGCCCCGGAGCATCGCCTGCCGGCGGCCACGCGCAAATCGATGACCGTGCGTTTTGCGATGGCGGCAGCGCAGCGGATCAACCGCCTGGTCGATCCGCAGGGGCACGCGGAGTTTTGA